ATTTCAGCGATAAATTTTTGAGTAAGCGCGATCGCCCCTTCAAAAGTAATATTTTTGTCAGCAATTAAATTCATCCTAAAAACCCTAAGCAATACAAGATAGAAAACCCTTTCTCAAACCCTCTTCATCAAGATTACGCCCAATGAAAACCAACTCACTACGACGCTTTTCCTCGGGTTTCCAAGGGCGATCTATTGTACCATCAAAAATCATGTGTACCCCTTGAAAAACCAAACGCTGATCCATACCCTGACCATTGATAATACCCTTCATACGAAATATATCAACCCCTTGGGTGCGTAAAACTTCCCCTATCCAACTTTTTAGCTTATTCGTATCAATGGGTTTTTCTTCCACCATAGCAATAGAATAAACCGAATTATCATGCTCATGGGCTTCCTCTCCCAAAAATTCAGGATCAACCTCCAAAGCATTACTCAAATCAAAGGCTTTCACCCCCAAAATTTTATCCATCTCCACCGCACTATTTTGAGTATGATAAATCTTCGCCATTCGATTCATACCCTTAATCTTGGCTTCCAACTCCTTCAACTCCTCAGCAGAAACCAAATCAGTTTTATTGAGCAAAATTATATCAGCAAAGGCAATTTGTTCCTCCGCCTCGTGCGCATCCCAATGCTGTTGAATGTGTTTAGCGTCAATTACTGTCACTACCGCATCAAGTAATAATTTCTCCTGCATATCCTCATCCACAAAGAACGTTTGTATCACAGGGGCAGGATCTGCCAAACCAGTAGTTTCAATGACAATATGATCAAATTTATGGCGACGTTTCATTAAATTACCGATAATGCGAATCAAATCCCCTCGCACGGTGCAACAAATACAACCGTTATTCATTTCAAAGATTTCCTCATCAGCATCTATCACCAACTGATTATCGATGCCTACCTCGCCATACTCATTAACAATTACCGCAACTTTTTTGCCATGTTCATGGGTAAGGATACGATTTAGTAATGTGGTTTTTCCTGCCCCCAAATATCCTGTTAATACCGTTACAGGAATTGTCGAATTACTTGCCATAGCAACCATAATTAAAAAAATCTCTCATTAAACTACTTTTCATTATAATCAAGTTCTCTGTTGTCCTTGTCAAGGGAAAATCACACTAAAAACAAACTCAAAAATTATGTTATCTTAAAATAGTAGGGTACTATAAAATAATCCCTTAAACTCAGTACCTATAAACAGGGAAAAGAAACCAAAAAATAAATTCGTAAGTTACACTTTTCCTTAACATTTTTTATAACCAATTACCATAACAATAAATGAATAATTGGTTAATAATATAACTTATATTTATGTAAACTATTTACACAAACTAGAACTGATGAATAACGAAACATTATCTACCGCCCGTGGGTCTGAAAAAGTAGAGCTTTCCCTTCACCTTGATTCCGATTTGGTGGAAAAAATCAAGCACTTGAGTAATGATCCTAGTAGAATAGTAGAAACGGCCTTAAAAGAGTGGTTGAAGGGGGAAAGACAGCAGGATGATGATTTGACCCGTAGTTTAAGACGTAATCCTCCCGTACCTCCTAGGGGAGAATGGAATGATTAAGGGCAAAAACCCATTTGGTGATGATGACATTGCATTAGGTACGAATATATTTGTACACTTAAATGATTTGTCTGATAGGATTAAATAAATATCTCTCGGTAGGTCTGAAAATTAACTAAATAAAGATTATTTTATTAGTAAACTTATACCTTTAATTTTAATAATATTTTTAGTTTTTGCCCCTAATTTACTGGCGAGGGAATCAATGATTTTCTAATTACAATTGGCGACATCACTGATGATGATAGTAGACAAAATCGAATACAACTGTCGGGATATATCTACGTTGGGAGCGGAGTTAGTCTTTACTCAGGATCAAGAGGGGAATTATATTTCTTTTTTTTGGCAACCTACCGAAGACATATCATTGAGTTATAATAATCCGCCCTCCCATAATTGTATTGATTTTTTGTGTCCTTTACCTCTTGCCCCCTATTTAGAAAGAATCAGGCGGGTAATGGCAAGGCGCATTCCTGAACAGTGTCATTATATTTTGAACTACAGGGGCAAAGATTTTCCCTTTGAATTGATCATAAGTCCTATCATTGATCCTTATGGAGAGGTAAATCGGGTATTGGTCATGGGACACCGTTTACAATTTGAGGAGTTGGCTTTGACTTCTCCATCATCCCTACCGACTAATCCTGACCCTTTTCAGCAGGTTTTGACTCGTATTGCCCGTAACATCCGCAGTACCCTTGATCTCGATACCATTGGCAAACAAACCGTAGATAGCATTGGGGAGGCTCTACAGGTTTCTCGTTGTTTATTGTTGGTGCCTTCTCCCCAAGCCGAGGTGGTGTTGGTAAAGGCGGAGTATTGCCTTCCTGCTTATGAGAGTATGTTGGGCTGTACTTTTGATGTGGACAAGCATCTTTGCTTACAAGAGGCTCTTAGTTCTCAAAAACCTTGTGCCTATCATGATTTTCAGTTTAATGGGTTTCAATGTCAGTCAAGCCTTGTGGTGGGTACTTTTTATCAAAAAGAATTTAATAGTATTCTTGTACTTCATCAGTGCGATCGCCCCCGGCATTGGAACGTGGGAGAAGTAGAATTAATCCAAGAATTAGCAGATCAAGTGGGAACGGCGATCGCCCATGCTACCATTTATAAGAAACTAGAAGAAGCCAACCAAGAAGCAGAAGAAGCCTCAAGACTAAAAAGCGAATTTTTAGCCAGTACCAGCCATGAATTGAGAACACCCCTTAACGGAATGCTAGGATTTCTCCAACTGGTATTAGACGACATGGCAGACACCAAAGAAGAAGAAAGAGAATTTATCTCCCAAGCCTATAACTCAGCCCTCCACCTACTCAACCTGATCAACGATATTCTTGACATTGCCAGAATAGAAGCCAACAAAATTGAATTTAAATTTGAACAAATATCCCTCAACCAAATCTGCGAAGAAGTCGCCAAATTTGCCCATAATCAAGCAGTGAGAAAAAAAATAGACTTCAACATAAACCTACCACCTACCTACGACCCCATTATCATCTATTCCGACTACCAAAGACTACTACAAATAATGTTTAACCTCGTCGGTAACTCCCTCAAATTCACCCACCAAGGAAGTATATCCATCAGTGCAGAAATTATCTCCAAACCCCTCGAATTTAGAGACGAACAACTGCCCGGATTTGTCAAAATTAGCGTCGAAGATACAGGAATCGGCGTATCCCTAGAAAAACAAGACAATTTATTTGAAAAATTTTATCAAGTAGATGGCTCTCGTACCAAAGCCTACGGCGGCACAGGATTAGGACTTGCCATATCCAAAAGACTCATTGAAACCATGGGAGGTAAAATATCCTTTTATAGCATGGGAGAAGACTTAGGCTCCACCGTCACCCTTACCGTACCATTGATGCAACTACCTATTATCAAAGAATAAACATATATGGAAATCAACGAATTTATTGATCGTTTCACCGCAGGAGAAACAGACTTTTCCAACTCCGTTTTAGCAGGAATAGACCTAGCAGGAGTAGATCTCATCGGAGTTACCCTCGATAACGCCAACCTACAAAAATCAAACTTTACCTTTAGCTACCTTAGTCGTGGTAACTTTCACCGTGCCAACCTTGTAGAAAGCAATTTTAGCGGTGCCAACCTCAATCAGGCCAATTTTCGTTCCGCCAATCTGCACCGTACCGAATTCCATGGTGCCATTTTACAAAAAGCCGACTTTAGAGGAAGTCAATTAACCCTTGCCAACCTTCTCGATGCCAACCTCATCGAAGCAGACTTTAGAAACGCAGACTTAAATAACGCCAACCTAAAAGGAGCCTGTTTACGGGGAGCAAATTTAAGACAAGAAAAACGAGGAAATCCAGTCAACCTCATTGGTGCCAACTTAGATAAAGCCGATTTGAGAGGCTCCGATTTGAGAGGGGCAAACCTTCGGGGTGCTAGTTTAATCGGTACCAACCTAAGAGATGTTAACTTAAGGGGCGCTGATTTGACAGGGGCAAACCTAACCGAAGCCAACCTCAACGGTGCTTTTTTGACCGATGCCGAATGCACAGGGGCAAAATTTATCGGAGCCAATTTATCCAACGCCAAAATGGAAAGGGCAAATATGACCGATGCCGAATTAACCATGGTTAATATGGATAGTGCCTCCATGCCCGAAGCGAAATTCATTCGAGCCAATTTAGTTCAAGCTAACATGACTTTTGCTCGGATGAATAGAGCCGATTTTAGTCGCTCCAATCTTTACGGTGCCATTTTACGTAACGCTTCTTTGATGGAGGTATTTTTTGCCCGTACCAATTTAAGCTCCGCCGACATGAGTAACGCCAACTTAATTGGTGCTGATTTGAGTAGTGCGAATATTCTCAGCGTTAATTTTGAGGGTGCTATTATGCCCGACGGTCAAGTTTATCATTAAACTCCTGACCCACATGGTGGAACAATTTACCGTCATGGTGTCGTCATAAGGTACAGTTTGTTAAAGTAAAGATGATTTCTATTCATTTTATTAAAAATATCGCTGACGATCTATATGATTCCTTTCAAATTAGTTAGTAAACGTTTAATGGCTACCCTTGCGGTATCTAGTTCCTTGTTAGTCGGAATTCCTTATTTTGCCCTAGCCCAAAGTAACCCCGGATTGACTATTTTTAGTGGTGTTGAGCGTGAAAACATCCTCAACTATCACCTTGATTTTGGTGGCAGGGCTGGAAATTGGGATCGTTATCGTCTCAGGATTCCGGGTAATAGGTTAACTGAAGGGGTTTCCAAATTGTATGTCATCTATCCAGATTATTATACTGGTAGATTTGATGTCGATAGAATTGAAGTTAGGCAAAATAATCAAACTCTTCCATTGCGAGATGTAGTTTGGGATCAAGAAAGCAATTTTATCGAAATTGATTTAGAAGAACCTATATTAGAAAGTAGAGCCCTTGAAATTGTCATGTCCAATGTTCATAACCCCCGTTTTGGTGGTACCTTCTATTTTCAAGGACAGATGATGACCGCAGGACAAATTCCTATTCGTTTAAATATTGGTACTTGGATTTTAAGTATTAATTAATTTTCTTCGCAAAAAACCTTTAAATTTTGAGGGCGTAATATCTTACGTCCCAGTTTCTTTTTTGTAAGGATATTCACCTATATTATACTTAATAACATAAGTAGCTATTTAAAAATAAATCCATGACAGAAGAAAATAACGCTAATTCGACCTCAGCCAAAAAAACTCCTGCCAAGAAAAAAGAAAAGCCCCCTGCCATTGAAGATAAACCCTTTACCGAATTTATGGAAGAGCATTTTACTCCTTCCCTCAAAGATGCTTTTGCTAAACAGGGTATCGAAGAAATTGAGTTGGCTCTGCAAAAAGATAAAATTCCCGTATTGGGTTTGGAAAATAATCCTGAATGTTGGCAGTTACAAGGAAAATGGTGCGATCGCACCTTTGCCATTTATTTCCTAGAAGAAGATATAAAAGGACAAAAAGCATTTACCTGCACTGCTAACAGTAAAAAACCCAGTACCTTAGAATCATTTATGATCGATGAACGTCGGGTAAACCTAGATCTTTTGGTGTTATATACCCTACAACGCTTAAATGGTCAAAAATGGCTTTCTAGGAACTAATCTTGAGTCCAAATATGCTCACTGGGGGCGGGGAATGGGCAATGGGGAATTTATCAACGCTCACATCAACCCCCCCAAACGAATCCCTACCCCAAACACCACAAACAACACCCCTATAGTGGTAATCGCCACAATATGCCAAGCCAAAGAATTAAGGGTGTCAACGCTTAAGTTAGGAATAATAAATAATCTGGCATGAATTGCCAAAATTACCGTTAACAAGAGTAACCCCAACTTAATCACCACATAGCGAGACAAAAAAGAATCCCAAGCCCATAAACCCTGAAAATGGGGAAAATAAATCCACACCAATCCCAAACCCGTAACTATCTGTATCCCCAAAGCAATCAACCCCAACGTTTCAAAATTTTCCTCAAAATTTTCGATCAACTGAGGTTCTTTCTGTGTCCAAGCCTTGGGCAATACCATCACCGCTAAAATTAAATGTCCCCCCGTCCAGATAGTTGCACTTAGGGTATGGATTAATATCAATAGTTTAAAGATCATTTTTGTATATCATACTAAATCCTGTTTGAATAATATACTAATTAGGGCGGGGAACAGGGAACGGGGAACAGGCAAAAGATAACAATTGTTTATTGTCAATTGTTACACAGTGAACAATAGTAAACTTTACTAATCGGATTTGGTATCACTACATTATGTAATTTTTGCATTTAAAAGTCGTTTCTTTTGTGAAAACTTGCCCCAATTTTTTATTTTATATGTTAAACAATTAAAGATATTTTATTAATTTTTGTAAAAATCTTGAATGTTTTACGATGGCTTAATTGTAGCCTGAAACACCTTAAAATTAATAAAAATTAAAGATTGAATCCAAAAATTTTGTCTAAGATCATGGATAGGTCAAGAAAACTTAAATCAGAAAAAAACAGACATTAGATTGTTTCTTGTACCATGTGTTTTTTGCATAAACTTATCAAGTAAGATCTATGGCAGACTCTACAATTAACATAGCAACAAAGACAGAGCCACAATATAAACGCTGGGGATTACCCGCATGGCTCGTCTTTATCTGTGTGGTTACATTTACCGTACTACTATGTGCAGGAGCCGTAATTTATAAAAATGCTCCCCCCATCCCCGGTACAGTGGTATCTACGCAACAAGAAGTAATTTTAACCCATGAACAAATCGAACATGGACAAGTCACCTATTTAGGTAGGGGAGGGCAACACATCGGGAGTATTTGGGGACATGGAAGTTATCTCGCACCAGATTGGACAGCAGATGTTTTGCACCGTTGGGGTTTAGCCACGGCGGGGGTATTACATAACAACGATCCCAATTTTAGTCAAGAAGACTGGGAAGCCCTCGACAGGGTAGAACAAGCCATGTTACAGGCGGAGTTACAGCAAGAATTTAAGGCGAATCGTTATAGTAATGATACCGATACCCTTACCCTTACCTCTGCTCAAATCAAGGGTTTAGAACAAGTATTTGCAGATTATAAGCAACTATTAACCAACGGTTCCACAATTCATTCCATTCCCCAAGGATGGTTTAAAGATGATACCGAAATTCGTGATGTGACGGCGTTTTTTAGTTGGACTGCATGGGCAGCCTCTGCCAATCGCCCCAATGCTCCCTTTTCCTACACCGCCAATTTTCCCCATGATGATTTAATCGGAAACAATGCACCACCTCAGTTTATAATTTGGTCTATTGTTTCGGTTATTGTTTTAATTGCAGGGATTGCAGGGTTTATTTTTATTTACCTTACCCAAGAGGATGCAGAAGAAATTCAGGTGGTGGAAAGTCGCCCTTCTATTCGTATCGCTACCCCTAGCCAAAAAGCGACTACCCTTTTCTTTGGGGTTGCCATGGGGTTGTTTTGTGTACAGATGTTGATGGGTATGGTGACAGCCCATTATGCCGTGGAAGGGGATGGTTTTTATGGTGTACCGATTCAGAATTATCTACCCTATGCGGCTTCTCGTACATGGCACTTACAGTTAGCGGTGTTTTGGATTGCTACCTGTTGGTTAGCGGCGGGGTTATATTTTGCTCCCCGTTTCGGTAAAAATGAGCCGAAGTTTCAGGTATGGGGTAATAGTACCTTATTGGTAGCTTTAACCGTGGTGGTGGTAGGTTCTTTAATTGGTGGTTGGGCTAGTATTCAAGGTATTTTGGGCGGTGATCAGAGTTTCTGGTTTGGGCATCAAGGTTATGAATATGTGGAGTTAGGGCGATTATGGCAATTACTCCTTATTGGTGGGATGGTATTCTGGTTGTTTTTGATGTATCGTGCCTTAAAACCTGCCCTCAAGGCGGAGGGAAGCAAAACGGGCTTAAATCACTTTTTCCTATATAGTGCCATTACCATTCCTTTATTCTATGCCTCTGGTTTGATGTACACCAATCATACTCCTGTGAGTATTGCTGAGTATTGGCGTTGGTGGGTGGTACATCTTTGGGTAGAGGGCTTTTTTGAAGTATTTGCCACCGTGGCGATCGCCTATTTGTGCAGTGAATTAGGATTCTTGAAACGCTCATCCGCCCTTCGTGCTACCTATCTAACCACGATTCTTTATCTTGGTAGTGGGGTAATTGGTACACTACACCATCTCTATTTTGCTGGTACACCTGTATTTATTACTGCCATGGGTGCAGTGGCTTCGGCGTTGGAAGTAGTACCCTTAACCTTGATTGGTTTTGAGGTGTTAAAATCCATGCGGTTATCCCAAGAAGCCCAAGGATTTTATCGTTTACCCCTCAAGTTCTTTATTGCCACCTGTTTTTGGAATTTAATTGGGGCTGGGGTATTCGGATTTTTGATTAATCCTCCCATTGTGCTTTATTATTCCCAAGGTTTAAATACTACCCCTATTCATGCCCACTCCGCTTTGTATGGTGTTTACGGCTCCTTGGCGATCGCCCTTATGCTGTTTGCCCTACGAGAAATTACCCCCGATGAAGCATGGAGCGAAAAAGGCTTTAACTTCTCTTTTTGGTGGCTAAATATCGGCTTAGTGATGATGATGATTTTCGGGCTAATACCCAACGGATTTTATCAGTTAGTGCAATCGGTTAACCATGGTACATGGTACGCCAGAAGTGCCGAAGTCATTAGCTCAGGCTGGATGCGATGGACAGTGTGGCTAAGGATACCGGGAGATATTGTTTTCGCCATTGGTGCGGTGGTGTTAGTTATTTCCGTAATTAAAGCCATTTATGGCATTTTCCAACAACCTACCCAAGCCCAACCCGATGACATTCCCGTCATTACCTCCAAACTATAACAGTCGATCCAGAACTCAACTTATCTTAATGTTAGCCAGATCAAATAATGCAATTATTGCATAATATTCATAATAAGAGGGTAAAATATAGAAGATTTCCATAACCAAAAAAGAGGATGAGTCAAAAAGACACACATATCGAAGAAGCCGATCGCACCCTAAGACTAAAAAAACATCAACAACTATTCAACCTTCTTTCCATTGCCGCAGGACTAATCTTTTTACAGGGGTTTATGATTGCCCCCCTCATCCCCAGACTATCAGAAGTATTTAACGTTCCAGTCCAAGAAATCGGCTTTATCGTTCCTGCCTATATGCTCTCCTATGCCCTCATGGCACTATTTTATGGGCTATTATCAGATCGTTTTGGTCGTTGGTCAATTATTCGTCTCTCCCTGATTATTTTCGTAGTTTGTACCGCCCTCACCGCCACCTCCCAAAACGCAGGACAGATGGCAACATGGCGTTTATTAACAGGCATCGGAGCCAGTGGTGTAATACCCCTTACCTTTGCCCTCATCGGTGATTTATTCCCCTTTGATCAACGGGGAGTAAAACTAGGCTTAGTATTTGCCGCCATGGAAGGAGGTATGGCAGCAGGTTCGGCAGGGGGAGCTATTCTCGAACCCTACATCGGATGGCGTTGGCTTTTCCTCGGCACAGCTATCATGGCCGCCATAGTCCTTGTATTGTTAAATCCCTACGGGGCATTGTTTGATACCGCCAAAGCCGAAAAACTGCCCTCTATTCGCCAAATATTTAGGGGTTATAGCAAAGTTTTAGTAACTTTTCGGGGCAAAAGAACCTATAGTTATGTACTCTGGAATGGTGTTTATCACTCAGGGGTTTACACATGGCTAGGGTTATATTTATCCCAACGTTACGACATGGGAGCGTTAAATATCGGTTTAACTATCCTCGGTTATGGTATTCCCGGATTATTACTAAGTCCAGCCATTGGTAAAGCCGTAGATAAGTGGGGGAGAAGGTGGTTAATTCCCGCAGGATTAATCATGGCTGGGTTATCTGGATTATTTATGATCTTAAACATTCCCCCCTATATGACCACCATTTCTGTTTTAATTTTATCCCTCGGTTATGATCTCACTCAGCCCCTTTTCGTTGGTATCGTCACGGATTTGGGAGATGATGATAAATTGGGTCAAACCATGGGTTTAAAAGTATTTCTCTTATTTACAGGGTTTGGAGTTGGTAGTTTGATTTTTGGGGAATTACTCAATTTTGGCTTCGGTGTGAGTCTGGCTGTTTTTGGTTTCATTCAGCTAATTTCGGGATTAATTGCCATCCCCCTATTTTGGCGAGAAGTTCCTTGGAGTCAGTCTTCATCGTGATTTTTTTGTTGTTTCATGTCGGTGTTGGCAAAAAAGTGTTTTACCTTAAAAATGTCGCTTGAATGCCCCCGTTAAAATTCACAACAAAAATAAAACCCACAGAATTTAACGGGGGACGGGGCGTTGCTATCGGGGCGAATTCACTTCGCCCCACAGCCCCTCATGAAAAGCGACCAGCAAAAAAACATTCGTAGGATTGCACACAAGATAAAATCTTTGTGTTAAAATAAATCTTATGGCAATGTAAACACCATAAAGTTGTGCTAGTTATCGAAGCTAAATTATACGGAAACCAACCTCAAGACCAAAAATTAGATGAGATGATTCGCACTGCTAGTTTCGTGCGTAATTCTTGTATTCGCTATTGGATGGACCATAAGGGGGTTGGGCAGTATGATTTATCTCGCCTTTGTAAAGAATTAGCTAGTGAGTTTGAATGGGCAAAGAAACTCAATTCTATGGCTCGTCAAGCTAGTGCAGAAAGGGCTTGGGCTTCTATTAAACGGTTTTATGACAACTGTAAAAATCCATCTCTTAAGAAAAAAGGTTATCCTAAATTTAAGAAAGGTCGTTCTGTGGAGTACAAAACGACTGGATGGCAACTTTCTAAAGATGGAACTGCTATTAATTTTCGGGATGGATTTAAAGCAGGGTGGTTTAAAATGCGAGGTGGTTTTGACCTCAATTTCTACCAACTTAATCAAATTAAACGAGTTAGAGTTATTCGTCGTGCTGATGGATACTATTGTCAATTTTGTATTGACCAAGAAAGACAAGAGGATATTAAACCTAGTGGGAATGCTATCGGTTTAGATGTCGGTTTAAGTAGCTTTTATACAGATTCAAACGGTGTTAAAGTTAATAATCCAAGACATTTAAGAAAGTCTGAAAAGCAATTAAAAAGATTGCAAAGAAAAGTTAGCAAAAAGAAAAAAGGTAGTAATTCTCGTAAAAAAGCGATTAAGAAGTTAGGTAGAAAACACTTAAAAGTATCAAGGCAACGTAAAGACTGGCTTGTCAAATTAGCTCGGTGCGTGGTGTCATCTAACGATGTCGTAGCTTATGAGAAATTAACTGTTAAAAATATGGTCAAAAACCATTGTTTAGCTAAGAGTATAAATGATGCTTCTTGGAGAACTTTCTTTGATTGGTTAGAATACTATGGTAAAGTGATGGGCAAAGTTGTCTATGGTGTAAATCCACAATATACGAGTCAAGAATGTCCTCATTGTAAAGCCATAGTTAAGAAAACTCTATCTCAAAGAACCCATGTTTGCGAATGTGGTTGTGTAATGGATAGAGACGAAGCGGGGGCAATTAATATCTTAGCTAAAGCATTGAGAGAATTAAGTAGGGGTGGGCAATCCCAAACTTCCAGTCTGGAACTGGTAAACGCTAATGGACACATTAACCTCTGTCAACTGAGTGAAAACTTGATTGATAAGTTGGGTGGTTGAAGTTAGAATCCCTCACCATAATCTTTGATTTGGTGACGGGAGAATGTCAAATTGTAACATTCCCATGGATAAGGATAAAAATCCTCTTCTAATATGTACATTGCTACCGTAGACAACCAAAGAAAACTATCTTAAATAAATATAAAATTTTAAAATCAAGTTTTCACCATATCTATTAAAAAAAAAATCTCAATCTTTTGCTAGTAAATATATTTTTCCTTTTTTTAATATATTTAATTTTATATAAATAAAAGCTATTTTTTCATATTAAAAAAATAATTTTATACTTAAAAAGTAAATATTTTTGTACTAGATTGCTAAAGAAAAAAAAAGATGTATAATATAATGCCCAGCCATCAAAAGTACTAGGGGCGTACTATTAATGCACATTAACTAATTTATATACCCATGAATGAGATCACCGATATAAATGCGATCGCCACTAGCTCTAGTAAAAAATCTAATTATAATCATCAAAAAGAATCGGCGATCGCCCTGCTTTATAGTTGTGGAGAAGAAGATATAAACGAACTATTTTGGGAAAAAATATCAGAGCCATATCGCTCAATTTTAGAAGATTGTTATCTGGTAGCAGAAGATGGAAAGTTTACAAAATTAAGTCAGATTACTAATAACATTAAATACGATAAATTAAACTATATAAAACTAGGAGTACAACTCTACCAAGTAAAATATTACCGACTATATCAAGGAGTATATACTTCCTTCAAACAATACTGTGAGCAAGAGATTCACTATCCCCTCTGGCGTGCAAACAAAATAATAAAAGCCTCCAATGTAGCCATAAAACTAATCAAATATGGATTTAGAATTATTCCCCAAAATGAAGCCCAAGCCCGTCCCCTTGTCAAATTATCAGAACAAGAATTATACGAAAAATGGCAAGAAGTTTTAGACACCTACCCCTTCCATAGTATTACAGCAAAAAAATTAAAAAATTAATTTATGGAGAAAAACATCCCGAAAAAGGAACCCTAAAACTGCCCCTAACAGTTTTAGAAGATATTGAAAATAAAGCCCTAGAAAATGGTATTTCTGTAGGAGAATTATTAACCAAAGTATTTAGGGGAGAATTAATCATTCATCAAGATGGACAATTGGAATATTCATCAGCAAAAGAAGAAGAAACCATAGAAAAAATCCCCCTCCAAAGTATTGAAAAATGGCAGGAAGATTTGCAAAATATCTCCCTACAAGAAGATAATAAAATAGATGACTTTGCCGAAGAATTAGCAGAAAAAATAAAAAATACTGTAGTAGATTTTAAATCAGTCATTAAAAAGTGTTTTATAAACTCTTTCTTTGCCAAAGCCGTAAATAATTGACAAACTTAATGGAGTAAATATAACCCCATCTAAAAAGGTTATATCTACCCCATGGATCGATAATCAAATTAATAACTAATATCCCCTCTCATCGGGGTTTTTTCTAGGTAGAAAAAGACTTGCCACAACCGCAGGTTTGATTGGCATTGGGGTTGGTAAACTGGAAACCCCCACCAATCATTGCATCGCTATAATCTAACATTAACCCATAAAGATATAACAGGCTTTTGCGATCGCACACTATTTTAAAACCATCATAATCAAACACATCATCCTGTTCAGTAACATTATTAATATTTTCAAAATCCATCATATAAGACATCCCAGAACAACCGCCCTGTCTGACTCCTACCCGCAAACAA
The sequence above is a segment of the Cyanobacterium stanieri PCC 7202 genome. Coding sequences within it:
- a CDS encoding pentapeptide repeat protein (PFAM: Pentapeptide repeats (8 copies)~COGs: COG1357 Uncharacterized low-complexity protein~InterPro IPR001646~KEGG: cyt:cce_3979 RfrA pentapeptide repeat-containing protein~PFAM: pentapeptide repeat protein~SPTR: RfrA family pentapeptide repeat), with the translated sequence MEINEFIDRFTAGETDFSNSVLAGIDLAGVDLIGVTLDNANLQKSNFTFSYLSRGNFHRANLVESNFSGANLNQANFRSANLHRTEFHGAILQKADFRGSQLTLANLLDANLIEADFRNADLNNANLKGACLRGANLRQEKRGNPVNLIGANLDKADLRGSDLRGANLRGASLIGTNLRDVNLRGADLTGANLTEANLNGAFLTDAECTGAKFIGANLSNAKMERANMTDAELTMVNMDSASMPEAKFIRANLVQANMTFARMNRADFSRSNLYGAILRNASLMEVFFARTNLSSADMSNANLIGADLSSANILSVNFEGAIMPDGQVYH
- a CDS encoding hypothetical protein (PFAM: Protein of unknown function (DUF2808)~KEGG: cyc:PCC7424_1395 hypothetical protein~SPTR: Putative uncharacterized protein), encoding MIPFKLVSKRLMATLAVSSSLLVGIPYFALAQSNPGLTIFSGVERENILNYHLDFGGRAGNWDRYRLRIPGNRLTEGVSKLYVIYPDYYTGRFDVDRIEVRQNNQTLPLRDVVWDQESNFIEIDLEEPILESRALEIVMSNVHNPRFGGTFYFQGQMMTAGQIPIRLNIGTWILSIN
- a CDS encoding hypothetical protein (PFAM: Protein of unknown function (DUF2996)~KEGG: cyc:PCC7424_4979 hypothetical protein~SPTR: Putative uncharacterized protein) yields the protein MTEENNANSTSAKKTPAKKKEKPPAIEDKPFTEFMEEHFTPSLKDAFAKQGIEEIELALQKDKIPVLGLENNPECWQLQGKWCDRTFAIYFLEEDIKGQKAFTCTANSKKPSTLESFMIDERRVNLDLLVLYTLQRLNGQKWLSRN
- a CDS encoding hypothetical protein (PFAM: Copper resistance protein D~KEGG: mar:MAE_32200 hypothetical protein~SPTR: Genome sequencing data, contig C323); its protein translation is MIFKLLILIHTLSATIWTGGHLILAVMVLPKAWTQKEPQLIENFEENFETLGLIALGIQIVTGLGLVWIYFPHFQGLWAWDSFLSRYVVIKLGLLLLTVILAIHARLFIIPNLSVDTLNSLAWHIVAITTIGVLFVVFGVGIRLGGLM